One genomic window of Sebastes umbrosus isolate fSebUmb1 chromosome 15, fSebUmb1.pri, whole genome shotgun sequence includes the following:
- the gja4 gene encoding gap junction protein alpha 4, which translates to MSRADWSYLEHLLEEGQEYSTGVGRVWLTVLFLFRMLVLGTAAESAWDDEQADFVCNTGQPGCTPVCYDRAFPISHFRYFVLQVIFVSTPSIFYFGYVAIRAGKAKRKEEDERAAEGRGGGGGERGEIAIERDNNNVTKDNAEEKERQEDGGKGRKADKAPPPDAPKLKGRLLCAYACSILIKVLLEVGFILGLWFLYDGFLIAAKFECTGSPCPHTVDCFVSRPTEKTIFTIYTQVIAAVSVLLNLIELLHLLQLAIAHRLEKRYRAELQDYLPRSVPAQQEAPELQACASQSYIAGSRVSLPMQREAACYPNPCESYRDLAIEVNWGPGEAAGDLLPSYMNCVGAMKTTHSPRVHYKKHTQHTGVKNTKGAHKALSKQKHYV; encoded by the coding sequence ATGTCCAGAGCTGACTGGTCCTACCTGGAGCACCTGCTGGAGGAGGGCCAGGAGTATTCGACGGGCGTTGGCCGCGTCTGGCTTACCGTGCTCTTCCTTTTCCGCATGCTTGTACTGGGAACCGCCGCCGAATCCGCCTGGGATGACGAGCAAGCCGACTTCGTTTGCAACACGGGGCAACCCGGCTGCACCCCCGTGTGCTACGACAGAGCCTTCCCCATCTCCCACTTCCGCTACTTTGTCCTCCAAGTCATCTTCGTCTCCACGCCGAGCATCTTCTATTTCGGATATGTGGCTATAAGGGCCGGGAAGGccaagagaaaagaggaggatgagagggcGGCAGAAGgtcgtggtggtggtggtggtgagagaGGAGAAATAGCAATAGAAAGGGACAATAACAATGTGACTAAAGACAATgcagaagagaaggagagacaggAGGATGGTGGGAAAGGTAGAAAAGCTGACAAGGCTCCTCCGCCAGACGCTCCTAAACTGAAAGGCAGGTTGCTGTGTGCGTACGCGTGCAGCATCCTGATTAAAGTCCTCCTGGAGGTCGGCTTCATCCTGGGGCTGTGGTTCCTTTACGACGGCTTCCTCATCGCGGCGAAGTTCGAGTGCACGGGGTCCCCTTGTCCTCACACGGTGGACTGCTTTGTCTCCCGACCCACGGAGAAGACCATCTTCACCATCTACACTCAGGTGATCGCCGCCGTGTCCGTGCTCCTCAATCTCATCgagctcctccacctccttcagCTCGCCATCGCCCACCGGCTGGAGAAACGCTACCGCGCAGAGCTCCAAGACTACCTACCTCGGTCGGTACCGGCTCAACAGGAGGCTCCGGAACTCCAAGCGTGTGCGTCGCAGTCGTACATAGCAGGGAGCCGTGTTAGCCTCCCCATGCAGCGTGAGGCTGCATGCTACCCGAACCCTTGCGAGAGCTACAGGGATCTGGCGATAGAGGTGAACTGGGGACCCGGGGAGGCTGCGGGTGACCTACTTCCCAGTTATATGAACTGCGTGGGGGCCATGAAGACAACGCATTCCCCGAGGGTCCACtataagaaacacacacagcacacagggGTGAAAAACACTAAAGGCGCCCATAAGGCACTCTCAAAGCAGAAGCATTATGTATGA